A window of the Leucothrix mucor DSM 2157 genome harbors these coding sequences:
- a CDS encoding dicarboxylate/amino acid:cation symporter → MSEAKKMSLTIKVLLGMGLGILVGLFLNLTGLVANPFVDGYIVNGLFHIVGKMFVNALKMLVVPLVFFSLICGVCGIGDIRMLGRVGGKSFALYMMTTAIAIATAIIIAVTFGIGKGMNVDSAANFTGKESPPLSEVLISIIPTNPVNAMAQGDMLPLIFFSILLGISMLLVGRKAKGFVAGAEVANEIMMKMVTIVMAVAPYAVFALIAKSIATLGLDLLYSLAGYVLVLVGALMFHLFFTLMVVLKVFSGLSPSIFLKKIRNVQVFAFSTASSNATIPVTMRTVTERFGVNNSVASFTVPFGATINMDGTAIMQGVATVFIANVYGVELGIAGYLTVILMSVLASIGTAGVPGVGLIMLSMVFAQVGLPIEGIGLILGVDRLMDMIRTAVNVSGDATVSTIVAKSEGKLDLAVYNDPDAGTYDNDEIGEFDAEVEAEMAQAIQESREKK, encoded by the coding sequence ATGAGTGAAGCGAAGAAAATGAGTTTAACGATCAAAGTGCTATTAGGCATGGGTCTTGGAATTCTCGTGGGGTTGTTTCTTAACCTCACGGGTTTAGTTGCCAACCCATTTGTTGATGGCTATATCGTTAACGGGCTGTTCCACATTGTTGGAAAAATGTTTGTTAACGCCCTGAAAATGCTAGTCGTACCCTTAGTCTTCTTCTCGTTGATTTGTGGTGTGTGCGGCATCGGCGATATCAGAATGCTGGGTCGAGTTGGCGGCAAATCGTTTGCCCTCTACATGATGACCACAGCCATCGCGATTGCGACAGCGATCATCATCGCCGTGACTTTCGGTATCGGTAAGGGCATGAATGTTGATTCTGCTGCGAATTTCACGGGTAAAGAGTCACCACCACTGAGCGAAGTACTGATCAGCATTATCCCGACCAATCCGGTTAATGCCATGGCTCAGGGCGATATGCTGCCGCTGATTTTCTTCTCTATTCTGTTGGGTATCAGCATGCTGCTGGTCGGTAGAAAAGCGAAGGGATTTGTTGCGGGCGCAGAAGTGGCCAATGAAATCATGATGAAGATGGTGACCATTGTGATGGCCGTTGCGCCGTATGCTGTGTTTGCCCTGATTGCAAAATCAATTGCGACCTTAGGTTTGGATTTACTCTACTCCTTAGCAGGCTACGTGCTGGTACTGGTCGGTGCATTGATGTTCCATTTGTTCTTCACCTTAATGGTTGTGCTCAAAGTATTCTCCGGTTTGAGCCCTTCAATCTTCCTGAAGAAAATCCGCAATGTGCAGGTGTTTGCCTTTAGTACCGCCAGCTCCAATGCAACGATCCCCGTGACCATGCGGACCGTGACTGAGCGCTTTGGTGTGAACAACTCTGTTGCGTCATTTACCGTTCCGTTTGGTGCCACCATCAATATGGATGGTACGGCGATCATGCAAGGTGTCGCGACGGTATTTATTGCCAACGTGTATGGCGTTGAGCTAGGTATCGCAGGCTATCTAACCGTCATCCTGATGTCAGTACTGGCTTCTATTGGAACCGCCGGTGTACCAGGTGTTGGTTTGATCATGCTGTCGATGGTATTCGCACAGGTTGGTTTGCCGATCGAAGGTATTGGTTTGATCTTGGGTGTTGATCGCCTGATGGATATGATCAGAACTGCCGTAAACGTATCAGGTGATGCGACGGTATCGACGATTGTTGCTAAGAGTGAAGGTAAGCTGGATCTTGCAGTGTATAACGACCCGGATGCAGGCACTTACGACAACGATGAGATCGGCGAGTTTGATGCTGAAGTGGAAGCTGAAATGGCTCAGGCTATCCAAGAGTCCAGAGAGAAAAAATAA
- a CDS encoding ABC transporter permease, whose translation MLSYILRRFLIAIPTLIIISIISFVIIQLPPGDFVDAYISERLMIDGSINDVDALRASIQAELNISDSMTVNYFKWISGFPQGDFGYSFQHQKPVHELIWSKLGLTFLITFITLIFTLVTAFFTGILSALKPYTLFDYVVSFLGFLGLAVPNFLLALLLMYLSLNWFGTPFSGLFSPEYINAPWSVDKVLDALKHMWIPVIVVGTAGTASQIRIMRATMMDELHKPYVDTALSKGLPMHRVILKYPVRHAVTPLASTIGWMLPELVSGSAIVAIVLSLPTTGPYLLEALRGQDMYLAGTFLMMLAVLTIIGTLLSDIILALLDPRIRLS comes from the coding sequence GTGCTTTCCTACATCTTACGACGCTTTTTAATAGCGATACCCACCCTGATCATAATATCGATTATATCCTTCGTTATTATTCAGCTCCCGCCGGGTGATTTTGTCGATGCCTATATCTCTGAGCGATTAATGATCGACGGTTCGATCAATGATGTTGATGCGCTGAGAGCCAGTATTCAGGCTGAACTCAATATCAGTGACAGCATGACCGTCAATTACTTCAAATGGATTAGTGGCTTCCCGCAGGGTGATTTTGGCTACTCATTCCAACACCAAAAGCCAGTTCATGAATTAATCTGGAGCAAATTAGGGCTAACCTTTTTAATTACCTTCATTACTCTGATCTTCACGCTGGTCACCGCTTTTTTCACCGGTATTCTTTCTGCACTAAAGCCGTATACCCTATTTGATTATGTCGTTAGCTTCTTAGGATTTTTAGGCTTAGCCGTTCCGAATTTCTTGTTAGCGCTACTGCTGATGTACCTATCACTAAATTGGTTTGGTACCCCTTTCTCAGGTCTGTTTTCACCCGAATATATCAACGCGCCATGGAGCGTGGATAAAGTGCTCGATGCACTCAAGCACATGTGGATTCCGGTTATCGTCGTCGGCACCGCAGGAACGGCAAGCCAGATCAGAATTATGCGTGCCACCATGATGGATGAGCTGCACAAGCCGTATGTTGATACGGCGCTATCCAAGGGCTTACCAATGCACAGAGTAATACTCAAATACCCTGTCCGACACGCTGTTACCCCGCTCGCTTCCACAATCGGCTGGATGCTACCGGAGCTAGTATCCGGCAGTGCGATTGTTGCCATCGTGCTGAGCTTACCAACCACCGGCCCTTATTTATTAGAAGCACTCAGGGGGCAGGATATGTATTTGGCGGGCACCTTCCTGATGATGCTGGCAGTCCTTACCATTATCGGTACCTTGCTTTCCGACATTATTCTCGCCTTGCTTGATCCACGCATTCGTCTTTCTTAG
- a CDS encoding ABC transporter permease, with product MTSASNLGQSSSDIANSFDDEDQGNDIFYASKSRLMWLRFKQHKVALFSGIMIILFYLVAIFANFISVQDINTYSAKFTYVAPTEIHFTDKDGNFTRPFIYNLTRKMNMETLEYEYTQGDEAYPIKFFHRGYRYKFLGLIETDLHLMGVDDGAALFLMGSDKLGRDIFSKVVHGARISLSIGLIGVFLSLIFGVILGGISGFYGGKVDTVIQRVIEVLMSFPSIPLWMALAASLPPSWSPIFVYFMITLLLSIIGWTGIARVVRGIVMRLKEEKYTEAALLSGASNAYIIRKHLLPGATSFVIAHATLSIPAMIIAETSLSFLGIGLRPPVVSWGVLLQEAQSVEVIANYPWILYPAIFVIVTVLFFNFLGDGLRDAADPYMNRA from the coding sequence ATGACCTCGGCATCTAATCTCGGGCAAAGTAGCTCGGATATAGCAAATAGCTTTGATGATGAAGATCAAGGCAATGACATCTTTTACGCGTCGAAATCCCGCTTAATGTGGCTTCGGTTCAAGCAGCATAAAGTCGCCCTGTTTAGTGGCATCATGATTATTCTGTTTTATCTGGTCGCTATTTTCGCCAATTTTATCAGCGTTCAAGACATCAATACCTATAGTGCCAAATTTACCTATGTGGCACCGACTGAGATTCACTTTACGGATAAAGACGGGAATTTTACCCGACCCTTTATTTACAACCTAACCCGTAAGATGAATATGGAAACGCTGGAGTATGAATATACTCAGGGTGATGAGGCGTATCCAATTAAGTTCTTTCATCGTGGCTACCGTTATAAATTCCTAGGCTTAATTGAAACCGATCTGCACCTCATGGGCGTTGATGATGGAGCTGCTTTATTCCTGATGGGCTCCGACAAACTGGGGCGTGATATCTTCAGTAAGGTCGTTCATGGTGCCAGAATCTCGCTCTCCATCGGCTTAATTGGTGTGTTCCTAAGCTTGATATTTGGGGTCATTCTGGGCGGTATTTCAGGCTTTTATGGTGGCAAGGTCGATACAGTTATCCAACGTGTGATTGAAGTACTGATGTCATTCCCTTCGATTCCATTGTGGATGGCACTAGCGGCATCCTTACCGCCAAGTTGGTCGCCAATTTTTGTCTATTTCATGATTACCTTGCTGCTATCCATTATCGGCTGGACAGGTATCGCTCGTGTAGTTCGAGGCATCGTGATGCGCCTAAAAGAAGAGAAGTACACCGAAGCGGCCCTCCTCTCCGGAGCCAGTAATGCCTATATCATTCGAAAGCATTTGCTACCCGGTGCCACCAGCTTCGTGATCGCCCATGCCACGCTCAGTATCCCGGCAATGATTATTGCTGAGACATCGTTAAGCTTTTTGGGTATCGGGCTGCGGCCACCAGTTGTTAGTTGGGGTGTATTGCTTCAGGAAGCGCAAAGCGTTGAGGTGATTGCTAATTATCCTTGGATTCTGTATCCCGCCATCTTTGTCATCGTGACCGTGTTGTTTTTTAACTTCTTAGGTGATGGCCTGCGTGACGCGGCTGACCCATATATGAACAGGGCTTAA